In the Neodiprion virginianus isolate iyNeoVirg1 chromosome 2, iyNeoVirg1.1, whole genome shotgun sequence genome, TTTTAATTTCTGCGAAGAACCCAGAAATAACTCGCTTGATTTTACTCAAGCACAAATCAATTCTGGACTAAGGAAATCCACATAAATTGGGCTTAAACTCATGAGGATACGTTCAGTTCTTTTCGAGATATTGTCAAACAAACACTTGGCGATAACTAAAATGTTTATACATAGGATGGTTGCAATAGTTTCACCTCTGATTTAAAAGTAAAGAAGCAAAGAGATAAtgatttgaattaatttaaataacaaatgcCTAACCTGATTTTTTTTGGTGAAACCCCATTAGTTTTCCCCTGTAAATTAAAAACATACAGAGCTGTATAAAAATCAGTCCTAATTCTTCtgtcattttttactttttatacaCAAATCCACACACCATCATCGTACGTACAGATAAATTAGACAAGTTTGGtatagaggaaaaaaaaaagaagaaatgaatCACACCACGACCATTAAACGGTCTAATTGGTGAAGTGAAAGAAGTAAAATAGACGGAGGAGTCATAATCTTAATTAAATAAAAGGTTGAGGAGACGGGAGGGGATGAAAAACAAGGGATTGAATATACCTCGATTACGATTAGATTTTTGAGTGATGTAAAAGATAAAgggaaataatttaatattcaagGTCTCGAGAAACGTGTAGCGATGTTATAATAAATCGATTAATATAATAACGTTTACAAGGTATACCTGTTATGTACTTACTGGTATCAAAAACGTATTGCGATATTTTAGTAACGGTCGGTTATATTAATATTGGCACGAAATTAGCGTCGCAGCTTGGATACATCAGgctgtcgaaatttttcaagaaacttATCGCGAGAATCATAACAAACAAACAGTACTTAGATAGGGGGGCTGATTGTCTGGTTGTCACAAAGCAGCAGCGCACTAAGGTTGTCGAATAAAACGATGCACAGCTGACAAGGCTCACAGACTCGTCGCTCGTTAGGCGGTAAAAGAACGCGATCGGTAATCACTTTCCGCCTCAATAAATCGTCCAACGATGCGCTATAACGAGTTTATTCACTCTCAGTGATCGCAACAAAGACTCGCTCAGACTACTTCGAGCATCCATTTGCTGTAATGGAGAACCTGAGCTCTGCAGAACGGGGAATGGAGGAGAAGTTTGGTCGAGTCTCCTTTTCAGACTCACTGCTGTTGGCCGTCGCTCCTCTCAGTCCCTCGAAACGTAGCGGATGAAAAAAACCTATACTTcgagaaagaaggagagaaagagaaagagagacggtGCAGCACATGGCCGACGCTGACGGTAATTCCGACTCCGATTCATATATGCGTAGACGAAAAATTAGCTGAGCTAGTTACCTCAGCGCCCCGAGGGCAATCCTGGTGCGTCGTTGTCTAACCCTCGAACTTCCCTTGGTCACGATTTTCTATCGATTTCAAACTATTCAATTGCAACTCGAAACGATCGGGCACGCGGGGATATTTATTCTGGACCTGCATCGACTCGATGAGAGTCCAGAAACGCGAACTATTCAATCGGGTTGGTTAGGATTGGAAGCAGTCCTCGACGCTCCGCCCCCGTTAAATTTGCGTCACTCACATGTGTGTACCAACCACATACGTTGTGTTGTATGATACGTACGTTTTTAACCGTCGAAATCAGAAAATTAGtttctttatttgtttcaaaacTTTATGCCGTTAGCTGAAAATTACTTACtattgatttcaatttcatgtGTTAATGTTTCGTTGCTATTTTTGACTTTGCTTGGTAATTTGTACCTAATGTTGACGTGAGAAATTTTGATTACAAGGTGTATAAGTACCAAGGCTGTTTTAATTGTGTGTGTATTCATTTACACGCGTCGTAAGGTTTTTCTACAGCTGTGGTGAGGGCATGCTTCTTATGGAACCTAGGCTAACAAAGAAATTGCATGATTGGTCGACGGAACTAATTTGGAGAGCGCGGATTGGCGATTGATAAAAGCATCAAGGTCTCTGGCGTACGCCTGCAGCCTACCATGTCAAAACAGCTTTCGTGGTAAATCAGCGTGATCTCTACTTGTGAGTCTAATGATCGATGTATGGAATTATCTCTTGACCGTATCGGTGCGACACGTCTGAGGAgcgtctaatttttttttttatgaaagaCGTATTTATCCTATTATTTGGATTTCGCGATATACATAACTTACCGAATATTGGAGCTCCTCCCAGGGAACTCGGACCTCAAGTTATGCAACGAGATGCGCAAGTAGACATGTGAAGACAGAAGTGTCTGTCAAGTCGATCGGGCTCTCAATGTCGTCTGCTAATCGAGATATTTTCAACCaagaatatatgtatatactccCTCTCGATATCGCAGAttagattatttatttacgtattACTCGGTAACGTTTCAGCTATActtaaaattaatgaatttttatgctcGATTCTCCTTTTCAATTACGATTCAATTTTAGTTACGCTGTATAATCTCGAACGGGGTTTAACGTTAAACTCTACATTGAaccgtccaccgctacccgTCGTTTCCCGTGTCGCCTACCACCTAATCCATGTAGGTATACAAATTTCATCACCAACCACAAGCTATACCAAATATCAATAGAGTGGAAACTGTACATTTTCCTTTAAACACGGTGAATATGGCTGACTATCACCCATTACGGTGAGGTCGGTTATGAGCAGCAAAATGCTGCCGCAGGTAATAATTCGCATTCAGCGCGCACCAGATAGCGCTCTATCTGTTGTGTGAGGACTATAGGTAGTACTTCCCTGCCTTTTGCCTTTTGCCTCCGCAGCAAAGTACTGCGGCAGCATTTTGTTGCCCGTGAAAATCCAGCCTTATATGTTCTAACGCGCGACGCTTCAGTTAACTGTTTTACCAACAGTATAACAACATAACGACTAGAACACTATCGGGGGACGTCATGAAGTGTTGATCTGAGAAATCCCACGCTCGATCCGCACTCGCGTTCTTCGTACCCTTGAGTCCCCGAGACTAGTGTTTCCCCATTTTGGAGGGCCCTCTGATATACGAAATAGGTTTTtggcaatatttttcgaaatgcATGGTCGGTAAGCGCATATTAGTAACGTAACCATGGATGCTTTCCAATATTAGCTCTGTAGAGTGTCTACAAAGgccgtgttcgtaaattgactgccagtactaaaaattccctaggacagagaCAGAGCTGTCCATGAACTCGgcagcgcaaaagagataaaagattgctgacagtactgtcagtcaattttcgaacacggccAAAGTTTGAAGGGATACTAGCTCCTAATCACTGTGGCATTCCTAAGATTCCGCCTTCGCCATCAGTTGAAAACTAGGGAAATTGTACCCTGCAAATTAATGCAACGCACTCCATGCAGTCATCCAGTGCAACcagttgtaaaaaatattcggtATTTACATCTAATTGCTCAATTACCTTGAAACACGGTGCTTCTCCTTGCGACGCGTTTCAAGTCGTTATTCTCAAATGCCGAAGGCAGCTACGATCACCGTGGCTAAGATATATCCCCATAATATATCCTCAATATGTTACTATGCGTACAAATATGCGTAAAACGGCCATTCTAGCgtcgattaattttgaaatttatttaccaaTTCCAGGCCTGTTTTAGAAATATTCAACATCAAGCGATTTTAGAGAGAATTGCAGGATTCTTTTATGAGTTTCAAAAgggaattttcatttgaatgaaGTACCGTATTATTTTGCGCGCACATAATCATTGCAATTTCTATTACAgggcggggaaaaaaaaaaactaatccAGTTTAAAACGTGCATAAAATCCGAACGCGTCGACCAATCTTTACGTTCTTGAAAAATGGACTGTGAAAAGGTAGCTGagaacatgaaaaaaataatattaaagaacgttcaatttaatttccatCTTAAATTGTAATTCGCAGTTTGATTCTGAAGTTTTAGCAATTCTCCTAGATTCTATTCAGCTGACCTGAAACACGAAATTCATACGCATGACGTAAGGTGTATACTTCTAATTATGAGTAAAAAAGCTTTTAAAATTCGATGGACGCGTTCGGATTTTATTAACGTTTAAACTTGGTCTAgtttttttggcccaccctatGATCCGTTTGACTAATTTATGTTCGttcaaatgatattttcaaatatacctCTACAAATAATCTGATGAGTTTGAAAACTACGAAACTGGATGTGTTCCTCTATACTTAAACACTGTACcaagtatataaaaatatcttgattcaaaattataccACCATCTCATTGTAGTAgagatgaaaatatatgtacaaagaaaacaaacacatataatttatttattttgtgagTGAGAATGAGTAAAAAAGACTAACGAAAATAGTTAATTATCAAGATATACAATCGAAGCTTCTAAGATTCACATTGCGCAAGTTTTGTAATTCGAAAACGCCTACTAAGAACAAATTTCACTTAATAACAGAGATGTATTCCACTGATTCTGTGATCACCACTACACACAGTTTTCTGAGAAAGAGGATCAGGCAAACGATGATGATCGCTTTGATTAGTGATaccaaatttaaaataaagcgtgttaaaatatttatgcaaGTTACAGAAAACCTGCCTAAGAATTTTGTTTCTAATGTCTACAATGTATATACacctatgtatatttataacttAAATATAATGATTGTACTTGAAGGGATTAAACGAAATTGTTCtttctgaaattatttgtgTGTTTCTGTATTACCGTAGAGTAATTGCTTCAAAGATTCCTCATTGATCGTTGATGAAGAGATAGCTTCTGTGCTATTTTCGCTTACGAAGTCTTGTTGAATCATTATATCGTGACATCCGTTCATTCCACATTGAAAGTCATTTGTCATTGAGTGTAATTCAACGCTGGACGTCTGATTGACATTATTGACGATAGTTTCACTGCTTGTTGGGGAGGAAAGTCTTAGGTGTTCCATTTCGTTTGATGGTGATCGAACTTCGTTCTCTGTGGACGATGACAGTCCCATGGAAAAGAAGTCGTTCTTTCCATCACCTGATAGCAATTCCTGCTCGGACTCTACTAAGCCACTTCTTACTGATATCTCCATAGAATCCTTGAGTGTTGTTCCATTTAGAATATTGTGACCCCACAAGTCCCTGATAAATGTTTCATCATTTCTTTCCTCATATTTCATTGCAGTCAATTTCCGCTCTGTATCCACTTCCTCCTTCAATCGTTTACCTTCGACTTCTGATTGCCTCGTTAAAACATGCTGACCTAggttattaattatcaaaatgtACCTGTTCTCCTCGTTTGCTATACACTGAACTTGTGAAGTTTCGGTTTCTGACGATGATGGAACCTTGTTGGTATTGCCACCATCTGACGAACTGGAATCTTTTATCTGCGATACCTGCAATAGTCGTTGAACCAGGTCGCTCGACTGACGCACCACCGTTCCTGGTGGTTGCGCTGTACATTTGTGCGTTCGTTGACTCACCTAatgtaaaagaagaaaatacgAGCATTAGATGCGCTATGAGTAATAGTTTTTTTAAACCAGCTATATTCACAGTGTAGAAtagattttttcgattttgtaaattaactGATTTGTTACTTTGTATCTAAAGCATTTGCCACACGCTGTACATTTGTATGGCATCACTCCAGTGTGGATCCGTCGATGTACCAAGTACGATACACGTTGACGAAAACATTTGCCTgacaaaaaggaaataaattattgaactAGGCTTAGTTGCAGATTTTCAACAATCTGGGTTTTCTTACATTATCCAGAGtgttagaaaattaaataaaaaattgtaaatattctgATATCTGAAGAATGAAGTCCAATCTACTGTTTTCAGGCCTGTTCATTGAAAGAGAATAATCACCAAACATGAATTATGCGTACCGCATGTTTCGCAGGCAAAAGGCTTTTCGCCCGTATGTATACGTTCATGATTATGCAGAGTAGAAAGCTCCTTGAAAGATCTACCGCAAGTGGTACAAGTATGAGGTTTATCGTCCTTGTGGTAAAGCCTGTGCTTGTGATAAGATTGCTGGAAAGTGAACGTTTTGTCGCAGATGTTACACCTGTAAGGCATCTCGCCAGAATGTAATCTCTTGTgctttttcagaaaatattttgtcgTAAACATTTTACTGCACACATCACATTCCCATTGTTTTCCCTCGTGTGTTTTCAAGTGTTGAGTAACATGTTGCTCCtgtttaaatttgaaaaaaatgtttcctgGTGATAGAATTcagacaaaaggtttggttttagaaataaaaaataaaaaaattgctcagTACTCGAACTGAAGTTCTTTTGACAGTTTTAGAGTCAAGGCATAAGGTTTGATTAAAAATCCTGGTGACATTTGTTTTCAGAAACtttctgaaattttaaatgatctTAATCATATTatgaatttcttacagttTGTCAGTTGTCCtggaaaatctttgaaaatttgtggaaatatttcaatcttggaaattaatttcagcAAATAAACAGTAAACCTTCACAATTTTGGAGAATTTccacaaaattttcataactttAGTTTTATTGGAGTTGTTCTTTTGCAGATAATATATCCAAACTTTTTAGctaaatttcagaaaaaataatttggacTGTTGCCTAAAAATGTCTAATTTCTCTTTCACAAATCCACGAAAAACACTAAAGCTCATATTTTTTGCAGACTTGCGATATGAAATGAAGTTCTCGAAAAGTATGAGTTTTGGTTAGAAATTGGGCTGGTTTTCACCTCTAACTCGAAATGAACAGAAATATTCAGAAAGCCAAGACCTTGGCAGTTTTGGCAGGTTTtcaagagaaagaagaagttAGAAAAGAATTTGAGTTGTTCCCAGAAAGGGATTCGATTTTTACTTCAAACTTGAGTTGAtaggaaataataaaaaaattttaatctcaGAATGTTTTGTCAGACCGTCAGTAGAAAATGAAGTTCTAAAAGAATATGTTTTTCTCTCCAAAAACTATCTCTAGAATTTCCTGAAACTCTTCAGACACTATCAGAATAATTCAAACTTTGCTAAAAataatacagaatttttttcataactgCAGATCAAACGTGTAGTATATCTGCaagaaatttcggaaattatttttacacgaaaaTACCTTCTTAAATAGTTTCCCGCAAGTTGGGCAGTTGTATCCATGTTCGCCGGGCATTGGAAAGGCGTCGCCTTCCTTCGGTAGCGAGCCTAGATCACATATTGCGTTATTACTTCGACAGATTCGGCTGTAAAACAGTCTTACCTAAATTAAAACCAATATGTGCTACCCTCATATGAACCATAAGACTGCCCCTCATCTTGAAAACCTTTGGGCACAAATGGCAGGGGTAATTCTTCAATAAATCTTCAGATTTTCTGTTCAAATCTTTCTCGTTAATCATGTGCACAAGTTGTTTGTGAAGAGTTAATATGTTCTGATCAGAAAAATAAACACCGCATATGTCACATCTTTCGGTTTTCTCTTTTGTAGCCAGTGGTTTTAGCGACTTGATTTGTGGTGACACTTGGCATTGCTCAGAACTTCCTTGTTCCTTTTCAGAGTTCTCTGTTTTCATCGTTTCTGCTTCGTTGACATCTTTACCTTTGGCTACAGACTCAAGCAAAACTTCTATGTCAGTTTTTGGTAACACTTTTGACGATACTGTTACAATTTCAGATGAATTGGCTTCCTCAATAGCCGAATTAATTTCTTTGCTCAACAAAAAATTGTCCGACCAAATTGGTTGGAACTGAAGGATTTTTTTCctacaattttcatcaactttcTCAGATTTGCTAGAATTTGTCAATGAATTTTCTACACACtgtttcaatttatcgttacTAAATCCTGACGACGTTTGTTGAGTCGCCGACTCTCCGGCAGGCATAATACTCTGCATGTAAATTTCCTCGCCAACAGAATTATTCACATTGCGACTTAAGGTTGCAGATTGGAGTTGTGGCAAcgtttgtaaaaatatcacTTGATTAGTTGTCGTAGTCGATGGAACTATTTGATTTTGACTTTTTGGCAAACTCTTCACATTAGGAAAATCGTGTTGAGAACCGATGGTTTTGTTGATTACGTTCCAATTGTGAATGGTTGTGTGGTCGACGTCTTCTTCATTTCTTAAGTTCTTCTGATTGTCAATAACAGAGCTGATACCGTTCCTGGCATTATGAtcgttggaaaaattaatcgtgtGACTGAATAAATGTATCGTCAGCTTGTCTACGCCTAGTAATACTTCATTACATACTGGACAAGCCAGTGGACGTGTCGCCACACTTATAAGTCCTGCGCGCAGTGCGTCAAGCGTCAAAAACGCAGGCTGAGAGCAGAGCGGACACGCAAGTAACTTTGCACACATTTTACTTGCTCTTGCGGTTCCTTTCAACGTAATTCTTTTAATACATGTACGACGGTTTAAACATCTTACACTTCACTTTGTCGCCAGGTTTTCGTTGGCATTCAGCAGATGCATTTGATTTTAGTTAGGAAAAATCAGTTATCCAACTAACTACTTATAGTATTAGGAACTGTAACAACCATTGCAAGCATGCTACCTCTAGCGTCTGCATAGTTAAAATTAGAACAAAATATGCCCTCGTTGTTTAGGCTCTGCATTTGATCTTGACCTGTTTAGATGCTCATTAGATGCGATGATCAGGTATAGAGTTAAGTTGAAATCAAGATCTTTCAATTGCGTTGATTTGTTGAGTTGTAGAGCATCGAAtcttgattttgataaaatccGAATTTCTAATTATAGAAATGTCAGGCTTAATACTTATTTTCAGACAAAACTCGCTCCTCACACCTattctatatttatattcacttTAGGGCGGGAGGTTCAAGAGATATACAAccataataatagtaatatcCTGATTTAACAGGCATTTTTGGATTTGAGAATATGTGCAATGTattgtgtaataaaattttagtCTTCGTTTGAAacagatgtaataatgaaataaGAAGTACAAAAACATTTAAGGATGCATGGGCTACTCTGGATCAAACGTTAGGGAAACCGAAGAATAATCGTTCAATAAATGTATAACAATCTATTTTACGCCTAGATTAGTGAACACg is a window encoding:
- the LOC124299053 gene encoding zinc finger protein 836; protein product: MCAKLLACPLCSQPAFLTLDALRAGLISVATRPLACPVCNEVLLGVDKLTIHLFSHTINFSNDHNARNGISSVIDNQKNLRNEEDVDHTTIHNWNVINKTIGSQHDFPNVKSLPKSQNQIVPSTTTTNQVIFLQTLPQLQSATLSRNVNNSVGEEIYMQSIMPAGESATQQTSSGFSNDKLKQCVENSLTNSSKSEKVDENCRKKILQFQPIWSDNFLLSKEINSAIEEANSSEIVTVSSKVLPKTDIEVLLESVAKGKDVNEAETMKTENSEKEQGSSEQCQVSPQIKSLKPLATKEKTERCDICGVYFSDQNILTLHKQLVHMINEKDLNRKSEDLLKNYPCHLCPKVFKMRGSLMVHMRVAHIGFNLGSLPKEGDAFPMPGEHGYNCPTCGKLFKKEQHVTQHLKTHEGKQWECDVCSKMFTTKYFLKKHKRLHSGEMPYRCNICDKTFTFQQSYHKHRLYHKDDKPHTCTTCGRSFKELSTLHNHERIHTGEKPFACETCGKCFRQRVSYLVHRRIHTGVMPYKCTACGKCFRYKVSQRTHKCTAQPPGTVVRQSSDLVQRLLQVSQIKDSSSSDGGNTNKVPSSSETETSQVQCIANEENRYILIINNLGQHVLTRQSEVEGKRLKEEVDTERKLTAMKYEERNDETFIRDLWGHNILNGTTLKDSMEISVRSGLVESEQELLSGDGKNDFFSMGLSSSTENEVRSPSNEMEHLRLSSPTSSETIVNNVNQTSSVELHSMTNDFQCGMNGCHDIMIQQDFVSENSTEAISSSTINEESLKQLLYGNTETHK